Proteins encoded by one window of Simiduia curdlanivorans:
- a CDS encoding AraC family transcriptional regulator, producing MQEPLLENGNLLDLLGARQLADLFSLLPDILFWIKRRNGQIAYGNAEFLALIGVDNLQDAIGLTDFDFAPRYLARQYIADDERVMSGQNVTDRLELNHAAKGGLAWFSTTKRCLKASDGEVLGTYGVSRHLEKTSVALNAMQALKTPVDFIQQHFSQDICLAELAASTHLSISALERRFKKYLNKTPKQYIHQVRLEHARKLLAETTLPIAQVASESGFTDHSYFSRLFYRQFQELPSVFRINHQLTEAQPQALV from the coding sequence ATGCAGGAACCATTGCTAGAAAACGGTAATCTACTCGACCTTCTTGGCGCTCGGCAGCTGGCAGACCTGTTTAGCCTGCTGCCCGATATACTTTTTTGGATAAAGCGCCGCAATGGACAAATTGCCTATGGCAACGCTGAGTTTCTCGCCTTAATTGGGGTCGATAATTTGCAAGATGCCATCGGCCTCACCGACTTCGACTTCGCGCCGCGCTACTTAGCGAGGCAATATATCGCCGACGATGAAAGGGTGATGAGCGGCCAGAATGTCACCGATCGGCTCGAGCTCAACCACGCGGCGAAGGGCGGCCTGGCGTGGTTTTCCACCACCAAGCGCTGCCTAAAAGCGAGTGATGGCGAAGTGCTAGGCACCTATGGCGTATCCCGCCATTTGGAAAAAACCTCGGTGGCACTCAATGCCATGCAGGCGCTAAAAACCCCGGTGGATTTTATTCAGCAACACTTTAGTCAAGACATCTGTCTGGCTGAATTAGCGGCGAGTACACACCTATCCATCAGCGCCCTCGAGCGGCGCTTTAAAAAATATCTCAATAAAACGCCGAAACAATATATTCACCAAGTGCGGCTCGAACACGCGCGCAAACTCTTAGCGGAAACCACACTGCCCATTGCACAGGTCGCGAGCGAATCTGGCTTTACCGATCACAGCTATTTCTCGCGCCTGTTTTATCGGCAGTTCCAGGAACTGCCCTCAGTATTTCGCATCAACCATCAACTTACCGAAGCTCAGCCGCAAGCTTTGGTGTAA
- a CDS encoding MBL fold metallo-hydrolase translates to MAFVCTACTPVSKPEYPDSDHFAAAHFFNPEQPESQVGGLWAALNIFWDFTFNKPKDAAPSTSPRVLSLTRDALLALPDNQFVRLGHSTLLFKLNQRFWLTDPVFAERVSPISWAGPKRFHASPIELNDLPEIEAVIISHDHYDHLDKAAIAALAPKTKHFIVPLGVGELLQAWGVAASQVVELDWHESREIEGVRLTATPAQHFSGRSLTDKNARLWASWVIKTPAVSLFFSGDTGYFEGFKRIGERYGPFDVTFVETGAYDPRWADIHMLPEQSVQAHLDLGGRWMMPIHNGTFDLAMHAWTEPFERVLQAATDQGVTVTTPMMGEAVAILTPHRGSPWWCELTPKLAAELR, encoded by the coding sequence GTGGCATTCGTTTGCACCGCCTGTACCCCGGTAAGTAAACCCGAGTATCCGGACTCTGACCATTTTGCGGCAGCGCACTTTTTCAATCCCGAGCAGCCAGAAAGTCAGGTGGGTGGGCTCTGGGCTGCGCTTAACATTTTTTGGGATTTTACCTTCAATAAGCCAAAAGATGCGGCGCCTTCGACCTCGCCTAGGGTATTGTCCTTAACCCGAGATGCCTTGTTAGCCCTGCCGGATAACCAATTTGTGCGCTTGGGGCACTCGACACTTTTGTTCAAACTCAACCAGCGGTTTTGGCTAACAGACCCGGTGTTTGCCGAGCGGGTCTCGCCCATAAGTTGGGCTGGGCCCAAGCGCTTTCACGCCAGCCCGATTGAGCTAAACGACTTGCCTGAGATTGAGGCGGTGATTATTTCACACGACCACTACGACCATTTGGATAAAGCCGCTATCGCTGCATTGGCGCCAAAAACCAAGCACTTTATCGTGCCCTTGGGTGTTGGCGAGCTGCTGCAAGCCTGGGGTGTTGCGGCTTCGCAAGTGGTTGAATTGGATTGGCATGAATCCCGCGAGATTGAGGGCGTGCGGCTTACCGCTACGCCGGCACAACATTTTTCAGGGCGTAGCTTGACCGACAAAAATGCGCGTTTGTGGGCGTCGTGGGTCATTAAAACACCGGCAGTTTCGCTATTTTTTAGCGGTGACACTGGCTACTTCGAGGGTTTTAAACGTATCGGTGAGCGCTATGGCCCCTTTGATGTGACCTTTGTGGAAACCGGTGCCTACGACCCGCGCTGGGCCGATATTCATATGCTGCCGGAGCAGTCTGTGCAAGCCCATTTAGATTTAGGCGGGCGCTGGATGATGCCCATTCACAACGGCACCTTTGATCTCGCCATGCACGCCTGGACCGAGCCATTTGAACGGGTTTTACAGGCCGCCACCGACCAAGGTGTGACAGTGACGACCCCTATGATGGGCGAGGCGGTGGCTATATTGACTCCCCATAGGGGATCGCCTTGGTGGTGCGAGCTTACACCAAAGCTTGCGGCTGAGCTTCGGTAA
- a CDS encoding TetR/AcrR family transcriptional regulator has translation MPQPKKLTEQKHDAIINAAVQIFQQQGFAHSSMDKIAAAAGVSKRTVYNHFASKELLFDEILRQLWERSDQEIDYSYYPDRPIKAQLTAILAAKTALLADKNYQNLARVVLAEMIHSPQLAQSVVQTIANKETHLNKWLEQANLDRRIACSDIAFAANQLHGLIKGFCFWPQITIGLASPSSAETTHIIEQTVTMFLLRYGTDNQ, from the coding sequence ATGCCTCAGCCCAAAAAGCTCACGGAACAGAAACACGACGCCATTATCAACGCCGCCGTGCAGATCTTTCAGCAACAGGGTTTCGCCCACAGCAGCATGGATAAAATCGCTGCTGCAGCTGGGGTATCCAAGCGCACGGTGTACAACCACTTTGCCAGCAAGGAATTGCTGTTCGATGAAATTCTGCGACAGCTGTGGGAGAGAAGCGATCAAGAGATCGACTATAGCTACTATCCAGATCGGCCTATCAAGGCTCAGTTAACGGCAATACTGGCGGCTAAAACAGCGCTACTTGCCGATAAAAACTATCAAAATCTAGCCCGTGTGGTATTGGCCGAAATGATCCATTCACCGCAGCTTGCGCAAAGCGTGGTGCAAACTATTGCCAACAAGGAAACCCATTTGAATAAATGGCTTGAGCAAGCCAATCTCGACCGCCGTATTGCCTGTAGCGATATTGCGTTTGCGGCAAATCAACTGCATGGTCTCATAAAAGGTTTTTGCTTTTGGCCACAAATTACCATTGGCCTAGCATCGCCATCTAGCGCAGAAACCACACACATTATCGAGCAAACAGTGACGATGTTTTTGCTCCGCTACGGCACCGATAACCAGTAA
- a CDS encoding DUF3592 domain-containing protein, with the protein MAVDKKTKQASPLFLILFALPFAGVGVGFLFFSIIPSLYEWQQMHQWQPVDAQLLSAKLQTNHGDDSTTYQALASYRYYFRGTAYESDRVGIMSGSDNIGSWQEDKAYELKRALAKGGSISVYVDPDKPDQAVVYRELRWGMLGFKLIFVVVFGGVGVGLIFFSFYQRNKIAPNLTATDEPWLANEDWHNPIRSNAKAGLWGAWIFAIFWNAVSSPIPFVLPEELAKGNYPALIGLLFPIVGIGLLIWAISATRQWQRFGPSPLLLNPYPGAIGGQVGGEVDMRLPYDASMAVAVTLACVHSYYSGSGKDRSRRESVQWQKDGFAQVSASSQGTKVAFCFDVPSKLPASQLSDDSYYFWRLSLHADLPGADFDRDYEIPVFPGTAQSSLALTDASQHPIASVERGKKLEALLNARQLPDGVELNYGYFRGALGKAIGAIFGSGFFAGGVFMWPTDAPTFMAVCFMLVGGLIALACLYGLFNAYQVKIGKRGIFTVRKLCGVIVGKRFIAPEKIRHLEIESRGSSQVGKKTTQHFVINAKLTDGSKHRVVESLDGRAMAEEALESVSMLSGIQAKKS; encoded by the coding sequence ATGGCCGTTGATAAAAAAACCAAGCAGGCATCGCCATTATTTCTGATTTTGTTTGCCCTGCCCTTCGCCGGTGTGGGTGTGGGTTTTTTATTTTTTAGCATTATTCCTTCGCTCTACGAGTGGCAGCAAATGCACCAGTGGCAGCCAGTGGATGCTCAGCTGTTAAGTGCCAAGCTGCAAACCAATCACGGCGATGACAGCACCACCTATCAAGCCTTGGCGTCCTACCGCTACTATTTTCGCGGCACCGCCTATGAGAGTGATCGGGTGGGAATTATGAGCGGCTCGGATAACATTGGCAGTTGGCAGGAAGACAAAGCCTATGAGTTAAAGCGCGCCTTGGCGAAGGGCGGAAGCATTTCAGTTTATGTCGATCCCGATAAGCCCGACCAAGCCGTTGTTTACCGAGAACTGCGCTGGGGTATGCTCGGTTTTAAGCTTATTTTTGTAGTTGTATTTGGCGGTGTTGGCGTTGGCTTGATATTTTTTAGTTTCTATCAGCGCAATAAAATTGCACCGAATTTAACGGCCACCGATGAGCCATGGTTGGCCAACGAAGATTGGCACAATCCTATTCGTTCTAACGCCAAGGCGGGCCTATGGGGTGCCTGGATTTTCGCCATTTTTTGGAATGCCGTGTCTTCGCCCATTCCCTTCGTGTTGCCAGAGGAGTTGGCCAAGGGCAACTATCCTGCCTTAATTGGTTTGCTATTTCCCATTGTTGGCATCGGCTTATTAATTTGGGCCATTAGCGCCACGCGCCAGTGGCAGCGCTTTGGCCCCAGCCCGCTCCTTCTCAATCCATACCCCGGCGCCATCGGCGGGCAGGTAGGGGGCGAGGTGGATATGCGCTTGCCCTACGATGCCAGCATGGCCGTGGCAGTTACCTTGGCTTGCGTGCACAGTTATTATTCTGGCTCGGGCAAAGATCGCTCGCGGCGCGAGTCTGTGCAGTGGCAAAAAGATGGCTTCGCGCAGGTCAGTGCCAGTAGCCAAGGCACTAAGGTCGCCTTTTGTTTTGACGTGCCGAGTAAGCTTCCGGCGTCGCAATTAAGTGACGACAGCTATTATTTTTGGCGCCTGTCTTTACACGCCGATTTACCCGGCGCCGATTTTGATCGCGATTACGAAATTCCGGTATTTCCTGGCACGGCCCAATCATCCCTTGCGCTCACCGATGCCAGCCAGCATCCCATCGCCAGTGTCGAGCGGGGTAAAAAACTGGAGGCTTTGCTAAATGCGCGGCAATTACCCGATGGAGTGGAGCTGAATTACGGGTATTTTCGCGGCGCTCTAGGCAAGGCGATTGGCGCTATTTTCGGCTCGGGGTTTTTCGCTGGCGGCGTTTTCATGTGGCCCACCGATGCGCCCACCTTTATGGCTGTGTGCTTTATGTTAGTGGGTGGCCTAATTGCGCTGGCGTGTTTGTACGGTTTGTTCAATGCCTATCAGGTGAAAATTGGCAAGCGTGGTATTTTTACGGTTCGAAAACTGTGTGGTGTGATTGTCGGCAAACGTTTCATTGCACCGGAAAAAATTCGGCATTTAGAAATTGAAAGCCGAGGCTCCTCGCAGGTGGGCAAAAAAACCACTCAACACTTTGTGATTAATGCCAAATTAACCGATGGCAGTAAGCATCGCGTGGTGGAATCTCTCGACGGCCGCGCCATGGCCGAAGAGGCGCTTGAATCGGTGAGCATGTTGAGCGGCATTCAAGCCAAGAAGAGTTAA
- a CDS encoding LysR family transcriptional regulator encodes MTTMNIDLRQLKTLLTLKETGTLVAAADRLCLTQSALSHQIKELEAQIGESVFVRKSRPIRFTEPGERLLILAREVLQAMASAERDIQKLVHGEAGRLFMAIECHSCFNWLMPTLDAYRSLWPQVELDFSGGFTFEPLPALVRGEVDLVVTTDPVALKGLLYEPLFECEMLLAVSPRHPLAQRKHIQPQDLAQEQLITYPVERNRLDIFTKFLSPAGVEPAGVRSAELTLMMVQMVASGRGVCCLPNWVLAEYAAQGQLVALPLGEGLWAKVQLALREDTAALPFAKSFIQLARDHCFSQLQGIRAPTPRGAEQHGR; translated from the coding sequence ATGACCACCATGAACATCGACCTGCGCCAACTCAAAACCCTGTTGACCCTAAAAGAAACCGGCACCTTGGTGGCCGCTGCCGACCGTTTGTGTCTAACCCAGTCGGCCTTGTCCCATCAGATTAAGGAGCTGGAGGCGCAAATCGGCGAATCGGTGTTCGTGCGCAAGAGCCGCCCTATCCGCTTTACCGAGCCAGGTGAGCGCTTGCTGATCTTGGCGCGCGAGGTACTTCAAGCTATGGCCAGCGCCGAGCGCGATATACAAAAGCTGGTGCACGGCGAGGCCGGCCGGCTGTTCATGGCCATTGAGTGCCACAGCTGCTTCAACTGGTTGATGCCCACGCTCGATGCCTATCGATCTTTGTGGCCGCAAGTGGAATTGGATTTCTCCGGCGGCTTTACCTTCGAGCCCTTGCCGGCTCTGGTGCGCGGCGAGGTGGATTTGGTGGTGACCACCGATCCCGTGGCGCTCAAAGGTTTGCTGTACGAGCCATTGTTCGAATGCGAAATGCTGTTGGCGGTTTCGCCCCGGCACCCCTTGGCGCAACGCAAACATATTCAGCCGCAGGATTTGGCCCAGGAGCAGTTGATCACCTACCCAGTGGAGCGCAACCGGCTCGATATATTTACCAAATTTTTATCGCCCGCGGGCGTCGAGCCCGCCGGCGTGCGCAGCGCAGAACTGACTTTGATGATGGTACAAATGGTGGCGTCGGGACGCGGCGTGTGTTGTTTGCCCAATTGGGTCTTGGCAGAATATGCCGCCCAAGGGCAGCTAGTAGCCTTGCCACTCGGTGAGGGCTTATGGGCTAAAGTGCAATTGGCACTCAGAGAAGACACCGCCGCCCTGCCCTTCGCCAAAAGTTTTATCCAGCTGGCCAGAGATCATTGCTTTAGCCAGCTACAGGGTATTCGAGCCCCAACCCCACGAGGAGCTGAACAACATGGCCGTTGA